From the genome of Methylocystis heyeri:
GGTGCGGAATTGCCTTCCGGCGGCGCGCCGGCGCCGATGTCTATCGTCGGCAGCGCTTGCTGGGCCGCGGCGGAACCCGCGAAGGAAAAGCACAGCACGGCGACCGCGCCGGCGGAAACGCCGCGCAGAAGATGATTGCGGAACATGGAATTCTACCTTCCCTGGCGCCGCGATGCTGCGGCGCATGTCTGACGCGGCCTGACGCCGCTTTTTTTCTTGGCGGACGAAAAATCAGACCAGGGCGGGAGGCGCGCGCGGCGCGGCGCCTATGCGCAACGCGCGACGGGAGATCGCCGAAGCGACGGGCGGAGGCGCAAGGCGAAGGAAAACCGCGATGCGCGCCCAACCCGCAAAACCCTCCGACGGGGAGAATGCGCCGCTCGCTCCGAACGGACACAGCGGACAATCGTGATGACGGTGCTGGCCGAGAGGCGCTTTTTGGGGATCGTTGGCGGAGGCGAGCGCCGCCGAAGCGTATTCGCCGTCGTGCAGAATTC
Proteins encoded in this window:
- a CDS encoding DUF2946 domain-containing protein; protein product: MFTGLVTRFLFCVGLLMQIGAPLAGAAAVEHDGAFQTLCRILHDGEYASAALASANDPQKAPLGQHRHHDCPLCPFGASGAFSPSEGFAGWARIAVFLRLAPPPVASAISRRALRIGAAPRAPPALV